One Setaria viridis chromosome 5, Setaria_viridis_v4.0, whole genome shotgun sequence genomic region harbors:
- the LOC117858022 gene encoding GDSL esterase/lipase At5g45910 — MGGFTPRAAASLLLLLLLRSPSPSEPVAAAAAALRARRYDSIFGFGDSFTDTGNNPVVFAWYSVPNPVTRPPYGSTFFGHPTGRNCDGRLIIDFIAEGLGLPLVPPFLAHDGSFRRGANFAVGAATAIDAAFFHDGEPPGTDNKFPFNTSLGVQLQWFESLKPSLCATTQECKDFFGRSLFFLGELGFNDYSFSMNMGKNVQQLRSLVPHVIRTISMAIERLIKHGATSLLVSGMVPAGCDPPILTFFPSADPASYEPRTGCLKGMNELSTYHNSMLQESLDKIRSKHLDVEIGYADFFSPVMEMVKSPAKFGFEEDALTVCCGGPGRYHFSGVVVCGDPGSTTCKDPSARLFWDGAHLTEAANRYIADGWLRSISSHATATN, encoded by the exons ATGGGCGGCTTCACGCCGCGGGCTGCCGCCTCGCTtctcctcctgcttctcctccgctcgccgtcgccgtcggagcccgtggccgccgccgccgccgccctccgcgcccGGCGCTACGACTCCATCTTCGGCTTCGGCGACTCCTTCACCGACACCGGCAACAACCCCGTCGTCTTCGCGTGGTACTCCGTCCCCAACCCCGTCACGCGCCCGCCCTACGGCTCCACCTTCTTCGGCCACCCCACCGGACGCAACTGCGACGGCCGCCTCATCATCGACTTCATCG CGGAGGGCCTGGGCCTGCCTCTCGTGCCGCCATTCCTGGCGCACGACGGGAGCTTCCGCCGCGGCGCCAACTTCGCGGTCGGGGCCGCCACAGCCATCGACGCCGCCTTCTTCCACGACGGCGAGCCCCCGGGCACCGACAACAAGTTCCCTTTCAACACCAGTTTAGGCGTGCAGCTGCAGTGGTTCGAGTCACTCAAGCCCTCACTCTGCGCCACAACCCAAG AGTGCAAGGATTTCTTCGGCAGATCGCTCTTCTTCCTTGGAGAGCTCGGGTTCAACGACTACAGCTTCTCGATGAACATGGGGAAGAATGTTCAACAGCTCAGATCCTTGGTGCCACACGTCATCAGGACCATCTCCATGGCCATTGAG AGGTTGATCAAGCACGGGGCCACAAGTTTGCTGGTCTCCGGGATGGTTCCGGCGGGATGCGACCCGCCGATTCTCACCTTCTTCCCCAGTGCCGACCCAGCAAGCTACGAGCCCCGGACAGGCTGCCTGAAAGGGATGAACGAGCTGTCCACCTATCACAACTCAATGTTGCAGGAGTCCCTAGACAAGATCCGTTCCAAGCACCTTGACGTCGAGATCGGTTACGCCGATTTCTTCAGCCCAGTAATGGAGATGGTGAAATCGCCGGCCAAATTTG GGTTTGAAGAGGACGCTCTGACCGTCTGCTGTGGAGGCCCGGGAAGGTACCACTTCAGTGGAGTGGTCGTCTGCGGCGATCCAGGCTCGACCACTTGCAAGGACCCATCTGCTCGTCTGTTCTGGGATGGCGCCCACTTGACGGAGGCGGCCAACCGCTACATCGCCGACGGCTGGCTCCGCAGCATCAGCTCGCATGCAACTGCTACCAACTAA
- the LOC117855890 gene encoding GDSL esterase/lipase At5g45910 yields MALAPGRSKMRIITLAVCTLLLLASAEAATSSAVDRRYHSIFSFGDSFADTGNNPAVFAWYSFFDPVMRPPYGSTFFGRPTGRNADGRLILDFIAESLELPYVPPFLGPPFAFPSPADDCRFRQGASFAVGAATALDVEFFRERDIPGAPSKFPLNTSLGVQLEWFESMKPSLCRTTQECKEFLAGSLFLVGEFGVNDYHFSFQRKSVREVRSYVPRVVSEISMAVERLIKHGASTLVVPGVIPSGCSPPVFTMFPDAAPAEYDSRTGCLKAQNELGRHHNALLQASLKKLRAKHPHARIIYADFFGPVMEMVESPRKFGFRDDVLTVCCGGPGRNNYNGSVYCGDSGATTCGHPSASLYWDGVHFTEAANRYIAAGWLSSVGHWDGAGTGATASGAGHKN; encoded by the exons ATGGCGCTAGCTCCTGGCCGGAGCAAGATGCGGATCATCACGTTGGCAGTCTgtaccctcctcctcctggcgtCAGCAGAggcggccacctcctccgccgtcgaCCGCCGATACCACTCCATCTTCAGCTTCGGCGACTCCTTCGCCGACACCGGCAACAACCCCGCCGTGTTCGCCTGGTACTCCTTCTTCGACCCCGTGATGCGGCCGCCCTACGGATCCACCTTCTTCggccgccccaccggccgcaaCGCCGACGGCAGGCTCATCCTTGACTTCATCG CTGAAAGCCTGGAGCTGCCGTACGTCCCGCCGTTCCTGGGCCCACCGTTCGCCTTCCCTTCGCCGGCGGATGACTGCCGGTTCCGTCAGGGCGCGAGCTTCGCCGTCGGGGCAGCCACCGCCCTCGACGTGGAGTTCTTCCGCGAGAGGGACATCCCCGGCGCCCCTAGCAAGTTCCCTTTGAACACCAGCTTGGGCGTGCAGCTGGAGTGGTTCGAGTCCATGAAGCCTTCCTTGTGCCGCACAACCCAAG AGTGCAAGGAGTTCTTGGCTGGATCCCTCTTCTTGGTTGGGGAGTTCGGAGTCAACGActaccacttctccttccagagAAAGAGCGTCCGGGAGGTCAGGTCCTACGTTCCTCGTGTCGTCAGCGAAATCTCAATGGCCGTGGAG AGGCTGATCAAGCACGGGGCGTCGACATTGGTGGTTCCCGGGGTGATCCCGTCGGGATGCTCGCCGCCGGTGTTCACCATgttccccgacgccgccccggcagaaTACGACTCCCGGACCGGCTGCCTGAAGGCGCAGAACGAGCTGGGGCGTCACCACAACGCGCTCTTGCAGGCGTCCCTGAAGAAGCTCCGGGCCAAGCACCCGCATGCGAGGATCATCTACGCCGATTTCTTCGGCCCCGTCATGGAGATGGTGGAGTCGCCTCGCAAATTTG GGTTCAGGGACGACGTGCTCACCGTTTGCTGCGGTGGGCCCGGGAGGAACAACTACAACGGCAGTGTCTACTGCGGTGATTCAGGTGCGACCACGTGCGGCCACCCGTCGGCTTCCCTGTACTGGGACGGCGTCCACTTCACGGAGGCGGCCAACCGCTACATCGCCGCCGGCTGGCTGAGCAGCGTCGGACACTGGGATGGCGCTGGTACTGGTGCAACTGCAAGCGGAGCAGGCCATAAAAATTGA